In one Bradyrhizobium sp. 4 genomic region, the following are encoded:
- the yghU gene encoding glutathione-dependent disulfide-bond oxidoreductase has translation MTDAPAYVPPKVWTWNKENGGQFASINRPIAGPTHDKELPVGKHPFQLYSLATPNGVKVTVMLEELLALGHKGAEYDAWLIKIGNGDQFGSGFVDINPNSKIPALLDRSGPESIRVFESGSILFYLAEKFGAFLPKDIKSRTEAMSWLFWQMGSAPYLGGGFGHFYAYAPTKIEYAIDRFAMETKRQLDVLDRRLADNEYLAGSEYTIADMAVWPWYGALAKGLVYGAGEFLSVQDYKHVQRWTDQIAKRPAVKRGRMVNRVSGDPASQLHERHDAGDFETKTQDKIGEVAAS, from the coding sequence ATGACCGACGCCCCCGCCTACGTGCCGCCCAAGGTCTGGACCTGGAACAAGGAGAACGGCGGACAGTTCGCCAGTATCAACCGTCCCATCGCCGGTCCCACCCATGACAAGGAGCTGCCGGTCGGCAAGCATCCCTTCCAGCTCTATTCGCTGGCGACGCCGAACGGGGTGAAGGTCACGGTTATGCTGGAGGAGCTTCTGGCGCTCGGCCACAAGGGCGCGGAATACGACGCCTGGCTCATCAAGATCGGCAACGGCGACCAGTTCGGCAGCGGTTTTGTCGACATCAATCCGAATTCCAAGATCCCGGCGCTGCTGGACCGCTCCGGCCCGGAGTCGATCCGGGTGTTCGAGTCCGGCTCCATCCTCTTCTACCTCGCGGAAAAGTTCGGCGCGTTCCTGCCGAAGGACATCAAGAGCCGCACCGAGGCGATGTCGTGGCTGTTCTGGCAGATGGGCAGCGCGCCCTATCTCGGCGGTGGCTTCGGCCATTTCTACGCCTACGCGCCGACCAAGATCGAATATGCCATCGACCGTTTCGCAATGGAGACCAAGCGCCAGCTCGACGTGCTCGACCGCCGGCTCGCCGACAACGAATATCTCGCCGGCAGCGAATACACCATCGCCGACATGGCGGTATGGCCCTGGTACGGCGCGCTCGCCAAGGGGCTGGTCTATGGCGCCGGCGAATTCCTCTCGGTGCAGGACTACAAGCACGTGCAGCGCTGGACCGACCAGATCGCCAAGCGCCCGGCCGTCAAGCGCGGCCGCATGGTCAACCGCGTCTCCGGCGATCCCGCCAGCCAGCTCCACGAGCGGCATGATGCCGGCGATTTCGAGACCAAGACGCAGGACAAGATCGGCGAGGTCGCCGCGTCATAG
- a CDS encoding acyl-CoA dehydrogenase family protein, translated as MTKHTYIPRTTNYTLNPGDELNDLRMSDQVRPLYDHVRKFIRDTVEPMSIEFAKAGEGKQDRWSFTPKQLEVLEKAKNKAKQEGLWNFFLPDDETGQGLKNLDYAYIASELGKSPLASESMNCSAPDTGNMEVLERVGTKEQKEKWLKPLMNGEIRSAYVMTEPNVASSDAKNISTSAKLVGDEWVINGEKYYISGVGDPRCKILIVMVKTNPDAAPSKQQSQILVPRDTPGVEVLGPMYVFGQDHAPRGHMHMRFNNVRVPKENILLGEGRGFEISQLRLGPGRIHHCMRTIGKAEKALDLMVQRGLTREAFGKKIAHLGGNMQIIAQARCEIEAMRLMVLKAAKAMDVLGNKEARVWVSMVKAMVPERACKIIDQSIQMHGATGISHWTPLAEMYQDVRHLRFADGPDEVHWMVVGRHELSMA; from the coding sequence ATGACAAAACACACCTATATTCCCCGCACCACCAACTACACCCTCAATCCCGGCGACGAGCTCAACGACCTCAGGATGTCGGACCAGGTCCGGCCGCTCTATGATCACGTCAGGAAGTTCATCCGCGACACCGTCGAGCCGATGTCGATCGAGTTCGCCAAGGCCGGCGAAGGCAAGCAAGACCGCTGGAGCTTCACGCCGAAGCAGCTCGAGGTGCTGGAGAAGGCCAAGAACAAGGCCAAGCAGGAAGGCCTCTGGAACTTCTTCCTGCCCGACGACGAGACCGGCCAGGGCCTGAAGAATCTCGACTACGCCTATATCGCCTCCGAGCTCGGCAAGAGCCCGCTGGCCTCGGAGAGCATGAACTGCTCGGCGCCTGATACCGGCAACATGGAGGTGCTAGAGCGCGTCGGCACCAAGGAGCAGAAGGAGAAGTGGCTGAAGCCGCTCATGAACGGCGAGATCCGCTCGGCCTATGTCATGACCGAGCCGAACGTCGCCTCCTCCGATGCCAAGAACATCTCGACGAGTGCAAAGCTCGTCGGCGACGAATGGGTCATCAACGGCGAGAAGTATTACATCTCCGGCGTCGGCGATCCCCGTTGCAAGATCCTCATCGTGATGGTGAAGACCAATCCGGATGCGGCGCCGAGCAAGCAGCAGTCGCAGATCCTGGTGCCGCGCGACACGCCCGGCGTCGAGGTGCTCGGCCCCATGTACGTGTTCGGCCAGGACCACGCGCCGCGCGGCCACATGCATATGCGCTTCAACAATGTGCGCGTGCCCAAGGAGAACATTCTGCTCGGCGAAGGCCGCGGCTTCGAGATCTCGCAGCTTCGGCTGGGCCCGGGCCGCATCCATCACTGCATGCGCACCATCGGCAAGGCGGAGAAGGCGCTCGATTTGATGGTGCAGCGTGGCCTCACCCGCGAAGCCTTCGGCAAGAAGATCGCCCATCTCGGCGGCAATATGCAGATCATCGCGCAGGCGCGCTGCGAGATCGAGGCGATGCGGCTGATGGTGCTGAAGGCCGCCAAGGCCATGGACGTGCTCGGCAACAAGGAGGCTCGCGTCTGGGTCTCCATGGTCAAGGCCATGGTGCCGGAGCGAGCTTGCAAGATCATCGACCAGTCGATCCAGATGCACGGCGCCACCGGCATCTCGCACTGGACCCCGCTCGCCGAAATGTACCAGGATGTCCGCCATCTGCGCTTCGCGGACGGTCCGGACGAGGTGCACTGGATGGTGGTGGGACGCCACGAGCTGAGCATGGCGTAA
- a CDS encoding VOC family protein codes for MFSHVMIGTNDLDKAKAFYDNLLSTLEVRPARVDGHRIFYITKTGVFSVTKPINGEAATPANGGTIGFAANSPEQVNAWHTAGIAAGGIPCEDPPGIRQGPGVNLYIAYLRDLDGNKICAMHRMAN; via the coding sequence ATGTTTTCACACGTCATGATCGGCACCAACGACCTCGACAAGGCCAAGGCCTTTTACGACAATTTGCTGTCCACGCTCGAGGTGCGGCCGGCGCGCGTCGACGGCCATCGCATCTTTTACATCACCAAGACCGGCGTGTTCTCGGTCACAAAGCCGATCAACGGCGAAGCGGCGACGCCTGCGAATGGCGGCACCATCGGCTTTGCCGCCAACTCGCCGGAGCAGGTCAATGCATGGCATACGGCCGGCATCGCTGCCGGCGGCATTCCCTGCGAAGATCCTCCCGGCATCCGCCAAGGCCCCGGCGTCAATCTCTATATCGCGTATTTGCGCGACCTGGATGGCAACAAAATCTGCGCGATGCATCGGATGGCGAACTGA
- a CDS encoding SDR family oxidoreductase, with protein sequence MNLFDLSGRVAVITGGNGGIGLGIAQALAGQGCNVSIWGRNPDKNSSAAASLAGSPGKVDARVCDVTDPASVNAAMKATLDTFGRVDGCFANAGIGGGGRRSFIERTEEEWRTMFATNLDGVFHAFQTAAKHMTQRAEAGDPFGRLVATSSLASIFGTARNEHYAATKAAINALVRALGVELARHGVTANAILPGWIKSDMTSGLMANEKFVANVMPRIPVRRFGEASDFGGIAVYLMSKASSYHTADTFVIDGGYTAF encoded by the coding sequence ATGAACCTTTTCGACCTTTCAGGACGGGTCGCCGTGATCACCGGCGGCAATGGCGGGATCGGACTCGGCATCGCGCAGGCGCTCGCCGGCCAGGGCTGCAACGTCTCGATCTGGGGCCGCAATCCTGACAAGAACAGCAGCGCTGCCGCGAGCCTGGCGGGCTCGCCCGGCAAGGTCGACGCGCGGGTCTGCGACGTCACCGACCCGGCCTCGGTCAATGCCGCGATGAAGGCCACGCTTGACACATTCGGCCGCGTCGACGGCTGCTTCGCCAATGCCGGCATCGGCGGCGGCGGCCGGCGCTCCTTCATCGAACGCACCGAAGAGGAATGGCGCACAATGTTTGCGACCAATCTCGACGGCGTGTTCCACGCGTTCCAGACGGCCGCAAAACACATGACCCAGCGCGCCGAGGCGGGCGATCCCTTCGGCCGGCTGGTGGCGACCTCGAGCCTCGCCTCGATCTTCGGCACCGCCCGCAACGAGCACTACGCGGCGACCAAGGCCGCGATCAACGCGCTGGTCCGCGCGCTCGGCGTCGAGCTGGCGCGCCACGGCGTCACCGCGAATGCGATCCTGCCCGGCTGGATCAAGAGCGACATGACGTCGGGCCTGATGGCTAACGAAAAATTCGTGGCCAACGTGATGCCGCGAATTCCGGTGCGGCGCTTCGGCGAGGCCAGCGATTTCGGCGGCATCGCGGTGTATCTGATGAGCAAGGCGTCGTCGTACCACACGGCGGATACGTTCGTGATCGACGGCGGTTATACGGCGTTTTGA
- a CDS encoding enoyl-CoA hydratase/isomerase produces MQFKHVTLDLDGSVAILKLDHQEVMNAVSVDMLGGLAEALDAIEEKKDEVRCVVLTGAGRAFCTGANLQGRNNQSKKTKAGLTLETGFHPFLRRIRNLHCPIVTAVNGPAAGAGMSFALLGDMILCARSSYFLQAFRRIGLVPDCGSTWLLPRLIGKARSIELSLMGERLPAEKALEWGLVNRVYDDGVLMEEAMKLARDLASGPTVALSLIRKLYWDSPENSFEDQLNLEFQCQLRAGDTDDFREGVGAFLEKRPAQFKGK; encoded by the coding sequence ATGCAGTTCAAACACGTCACGCTCGATCTCGATGGTTCGGTCGCGATCCTCAAGCTCGACCATCAGGAGGTGATGAACGCGGTCTCCGTCGACATGCTGGGCGGTCTCGCGGAAGCGCTCGACGCGATCGAGGAAAAGAAGGACGAGGTGCGCTGCGTCGTGCTCACCGGCGCGGGACGGGCGTTCTGCACCGGCGCCAATCTGCAGGGCCGCAATAACCAGTCGAAGAAGACCAAGGCCGGCCTGACGCTCGAGACCGGCTTTCATCCCTTCCTGCGCCGCATCCGCAATCTGCATTGCCCGATCGTAACTGCGGTCAACGGCCCGGCGGCCGGCGCCGGCATGAGCTTCGCGCTGCTCGGCGACATGATCCTGTGCGCGCGCTCGTCCTATTTCCTGCAAGCCTTCCGCCGTATCGGCCTCGTGCCGGATTGCGGCTCGACCTGGCTCTTGCCGCGGCTGATCGGCAAGGCCCGCTCGATCGAATTGTCGCTGATGGGCGAGCGACTTCCCGCCGAGAAGGCGCTGGAATGGGGCCTCGTCAACCGCGTCTATGATGACGGCGTGCTGATGGAGGAGGCGATGAAGCTCGCGCGCGACCTCGCCAGCGGCCCGACGGTCGCGCTGTCGCTGATCCGCAAGCTCTACTGGGACAGCCCGGAAAATTCCTTCGAGGATCAGCTCAATCTCGAATTCCAATGCCAGCTCCGCGCCGGCGACACGGATGATTTCCGCGAAGGCGTCGGCGCGTTCCTGGAGAAGCGCCCCGCGCAGTTCAAGGGCAAATGA
- a CDS encoding phosphotransferase family protein produces the protein MIEPELSRSVARWCKGATGVTGAAKLSGGASQETWRFDIVHPDGPIGAILRRSPKGYGAAPTRAAGLAAEAQLMKLAYEAGVPSPRVMHVLVPDDDLGTGFIMQRVEGETIARKILRDDEFAAARPRLARQIGGVLAKLHRLPSDKLPKLRSRSASQEIGEFERDYRSLDWPKPVFELALRWLRDQDPGPAGETTLVHGDFRNGNLIIGADGVRAVLDWELAHLGDPMEDLGWVCVNSWRFGEIDKPVGGFGSREELFAGYEAAGRKVDPSRVKFWEVMGTLRWGIMCGGMMQRFRESPDHSMERAMIGRRASETEIDLLRLLAPRGS, from the coding sequence ATGATCGAGCCCGAGCTCTCCCGCAGCGTTGCGCGCTGGTGCAAGGGGGCGACCGGCGTGACCGGCGCGGCCAAGCTGTCCGGCGGCGCCAGCCAGGAGACCTGGCGCTTCGACATCGTGCATCCCGACGGGCCGATCGGTGCGATCTTGCGCCGCTCGCCGAAAGGCTATGGCGCGGCGCCGACGCGCGCGGCGGGTCTTGCCGCCGAAGCGCAACTGATGAAGCTCGCCTATGAGGCCGGCGTGCCGTCGCCGCGCGTGATGCATGTGCTGGTGCCCGACGACGATCTCGGCACCGGCTTCATCATGCAGCGGGTCGAGGGCGAAACCATCGCGCGCAAGATCCTGCGCGACGACGAGTTCGCCGCGGCGCGGCCGCGTCTCGCACGGCAGATCGGCGGCGTGCTCGCGAAGCTGCACAGGCTACCAAGCGACAAATTGCCCAAGCTGCGCAGCCGGTCCGCGAGCCAGGAGATCGGCGAGTTCGAACGCGATTATCGCAGCCTGGACTGGCCAAAGCCGGTGTTCGAATTGGCGCTGCGCTGGCTGCGCGACCAGGACCCGGGTCCCGCCGGCGAGACGACGCTGGTGCATGGCGATTTCCGCAACGGCAATCTCATCATCGGTGCCGACGGCGTGCGTGCGGTGCTGGACTGGGAGCTCGCCCATCTCGGCGATCCCATGGAGGATCTCGGCTGGGTCTGCGTCAACTCCTGGCGCTTTGGCGAGATCGACAAGCCGGTCGGCGGCTTTGGCTCGCGTGAGGAGCTGTTCGCCGGCTATGAGGCGGCTGGGCGGAAGGTCGATCCATCTCGTGTCAAATTCTGGGAAGTGATGGGCACGCTGCGCTGGGGCATCATGTGCGGCGGCATGATGCAGCGCTTTCGCGAAAGTCCGGACCATTCGATGGAACGCGCCATGATCGGCCGTCGCGCTTCCGAGACCGAGATCGATCTGTTGCGGCTGCTCGCGCCGCGGGGGAGTTGA
- a CDS encoding DUF6285 domain-containing protein gives MQDEPTPIELTKSVADFLRNDITPLISGHQAFKLRVAINILDLVTRQLTREEGSDAAEVARLRGLLGMDGSVTDLNRALAERIAKGEVDLATPGLAEHLWQTTMDKLAVDQPSYASYKRELGRDG, from the coding sequence ATGCAGGACGAGCCGACCCCGATCGAGCTGACCAAGTCAGTCGCCGATTTCCTCCGCAACGACATCACGCCGCTGATCTCCGGCCACCAGGCCTTCAAGCTGCGCGTCGCCATCAACATCCTCGATCTCGTGACACGGCAGTTGACGCGGGAGGAGGGGAGCGATGCTGCGGAGGTGGCGCGGCTGCGCGGGTTGCTCGGCATGGACGGCTCGGTCACGGACCTGAACCGCGCGCTCGCCGAGCGCATCGCCAAAGGCGAGGTCGATCTGGCAACGCCGGGCCTCGCCGAGCATCTGTGGCAGACGACGATGGACAAACTTGCCGTCGACCAGCCGAGTTATGCATCGTACAAGCGCGAGTTGGGGCGAGACGGGTAA
- a CDS encoding enoyl-CoA hydratase-related protein, which yields MELKFSKVERKGPITIVTLSRPEVYNALHTDAHFELQKVFDDFSADPEQWIAVVTGSGDKAFCAGNDLKWQAAGGKRGWDKGGFAGLTARFDCDKPIIAAVNGVAMGGGFEIALACDLIIASENATFALPEPRVGLAALAGGLHRLPRQIGLKRAMGMILTARHVSAKEGHELGFVNEVVPQGEALTAALRWAEMITKNSPMSIRASKQAIQKGLGVSLEQAIEEQREYPAVKAMVASQDYIEGPKAFAEKRPPKWVGK from the coding sequence ATGGAGCTGAAGTTCTCAAAGGTGGAACGCAAGGGGCCGATCACGATCGTCACACTGTCGCGGCCCGAGGTCTACAACGCGCTGCACACCGACGCGCATTTCGAGCTGCAAAAAGTATTTGACGATTTCTCCGCCGATCCCGAGCAGTGGATCGCGGTCGTCACCGGTAGCGGCGACAAGGCGTTCTGCGCCGGCAACGATCTGAAGTGGCAGGCGGCCGGCGGCAAGCGCGGCTGGGACAAGGGTGGCTTTGCCGGCCTCACCGCGCGCTTCGACTGCGACAAGCCGATCATTGCCGCGGTCAACGGCGTCGCCATGGGCGGCGGTTTCGAGATCGCGTTGGCCTGCGACCTCATCATTGCCTCGGAGAACGCGACCTTCGCCCTGCCCGAGCCGCGCGTTGGGCTGGCCGCGCTTGCCGGAGGCCTGCACCGGCTGCCGCGCCAGATCGGGTTGAAGCGCGCCATGGGCATGATCCTCACCGCGCGCCATGTCAGCGCCAAGGAGGGCCACGAGCTCGGCTTCGTCAACGAGGTGGTGCCGCAGGGCGAGGCGCTCACGGCCGCGCTGCGCTGGGCCGAGATGATCACCAAGAATTCGCCGATGTCGATCCGCGCATCGAAGCAGGCGATCCAGAAGGGCCTCGGCGTGTCGCTGGAGCAGGCGATCGAGGAGCAGCGGGAATATCCGGCGGTGAAGGCGATGGTGGCCTCGCAGGACTACATCGAGGGCCCGAAGGCGTTTGCGGAGAAGCGACCTCCGAAATGGGTGGGGAAGTAG
- a CDS encoding acyl-CoA dehydrogenase family protein produces the protein MDFSLPADLVAYLAELDRFIEREIKPLEEADDNIRFFDHRREWARTDFENGGLPRHEWEALLRKAKDLADAASHLRFPVPKQYGGKDGSNLWMAVIREHFAAKGLGLHNDLQNEHSIVGNFPVATMLDRYGRDDQKAMIDGSIKGKYRITFGLTEPNHGSDATHMETRAVPATRDNVKGWIINGEKMWTTGMHVATHCALFARTSGNDGDARGITCFLVPAKSHGVKIEEYMWTFNMPTDHPRVSFTDVFVPEDALFGEVGRGLSLAQCFVHQNRIRQAASSLGAAVYCINESVKYARERKPFGKALAENQAIQFPLVELATQAEMLRLLIRKTAWEMDKLTEEQIERTLSDRVSMCNYWANRLCCESADRAMQVHGGMGYSRHKPFEHIYRHHRRYRITEGSEEIQIRKVAGFLFGYMGPGKH, from the coding sequence GTGGATTTCTCATTGCCTGCCGATCTCGTCGCCTATCTCGCAGAGCTCGACCGTTTCATCGAACGCGAGATCAAGCCGCTGGAGGAAGCCGACGACAACATCCGCTTCTTCGACCATCGCCGCGAATGGGCGCGCACCGATTTCGAGAATGGCGGCCTGCCGCGGCACGAATGGGAAGCGCTGCTGCGCAAGGCCAAGGATCTCGCGGACGCCGCCAGCCATCTGCGCTTTCCGGTGCCGAAGCAATATGGCGGCAAGGATGGCTCCAACCTCTGGATGGCCGTGATCCGCGAACACTTTGCAGCCAAGGGGCTCGGTCTGCACAACGATCTCCAGAACGAGCATTCCATCGTCGGCAATTTCCCTGTCGCCACCATGCTCGATCGCTATGGACGCGACGACCAGAAGGCGATGATCGACGGCTCGATCAAGGGCAAGTACCGCATCACCTTCGGCCTGACCGAGCCCAATCATGGCTCCGATGCCACCCACATGGAAACGCGCGCGGTGCCGGCGACCCGGGACAACGTCAAGGGCTGGATCATCAACGGCGAGAAGATGTGGACCACCGGCATGCACGTCGCTACCCACTGCGCGCTGTTCGCGCGGACCTCGGGCAATGACGGCGATGCGCGCGGCATCACCTGCTTCCTGGTTCCAGCCAAGAGCCATGGCGTGAAGATCGAAGAGTACATGTGGACCTTCAACATGCCGACCGATCATCCCCGCGTCAGCTTCACCGACGTGTTCGTACCGGAGGACGCGCTGTTCGGCGAGGTCGGCCGCGGCCTGTCGCTGGCACAGTGCTTCGTCCACCAGAACCGCATCCGGCAGGCGGCGAGTTCGCTCGGCGCGGCTGTTTATTGCATCAACGAGAGCGTGAAGTATGCGCGCGAGCGAAAACCGTTCGGCAAGGCGCTGGCCGAGAACCAGGCGATCCAGTTCCCGCTGGTCGAGCTTGCGACCCAGGCCGAGATGCTGCGCCTGTTGATCCGCAAGACCGCCTGGGAAATGGACAAGCTCACCGAGGAGCAGATCGAGCGCACGCTCTCCGACCGCGTCTCGATGTGCAACTACTGGGCAAACCGCCTCTGTTGCGAATCCGCCGACCGCGCCATGCAGGTCCACGGCGGCATGGGCTACTCACGCCACAAGCCGTTCGAGCACATCTACCGCCACCACCGCCGCTATCGCATCACCGAGGGCAGCGAGGAGATCCAGATCCGCAAAGTGGCGGGATTTTTGTTCGGTTATATGGGGCCCGGGAAGCATTAG
- a CDS encoding fatty acid--CoA ligase, with the protein MTTQPLANLADMVRERATSRGNAIAFEFEGRATSFAEFDVKTNKVANALIAMGVRRGERIAYLGKNSDIYFELLLGAMKAGVVMAPVNWRLAGPEVAFIVGDCKAPMLFVGPEFITQVRQIKDQLPGVRSVITTEGGAPEWSDFAAWRNAQSGDDPKVPIDTKDIAIQLYTSGTTGKPKGAMLSHANFLNLVQTGNAADKPEWNRWSSDDVSLVAMPIFHIGGSGWGVMGLYHGARGVIAREFDPTKVLDFFEQSGITKLFMVPAAMQFVVRQPRARTVDFSRLKYMLYGASPIPAALLKECIEIFKCGFVQMYGMTETTGTIVALPPEDHIEGLERMRSAGKALPGVEIAILDVDGKPLPPREVGEIATRSGSNMAGYWNLPEATATTLRGDGWLRTGDAGYMDEDGYLYIHDRIKDMIISGGENIYPAEVESALCDHPDVAEAAVIGIPDDKWGEAVKAVVVMKPGKQATAIDIINFTRERIAGFKTPKSVEFLPALPRNPSGKILRRQLREPYWAGKNRRVN; encoded by the coding sequence ATGACCACACAGCCATTGGCCAATCTCGCCGACATGGTGCGCGAGCGCGCGACGAGCCGCGGCAACGCGATCGCCTTCGAGTTCGAGGGGCGCGCCACCAGCTTTGCCGAATTCGACGTCAAGACGAATAAAGTGGCCAATGCGCTGATCGCGATGGGCGTGAGACGCGGCGAGCGCATCGCCTATCTCGGCAAGAACAGCGACATCTATTTCGAGCTGCTGCTGGGCGCCATGAAGGCCGGCGTGGTGATGGCGCCGGTGAATTGGCGGCTCGCGGGTCCGGAGGTCGCCTTCATCGTTGGCGACTGCAAAGCGCCGATGCTGTTCGTGGGACCTGAGTTCATCACCCAGGTCCGCCAGATCAAGGATCAGTTGCCGGGCGTGCGCAGCGTCATCACCACCGAAGGCGGCGCGCCGGAATGGTCTGACTTTGCGGCGTGGCGCAATGCACAGAGTGGCGATGATCCCAAGGTGCCGATCGACACGAAGGACATCGCGATTCAGCTCTATACGTCGGGTACGACAGGCAAGCCGAAGGGCGCGATGCTGTCGCATGCGAACTTCCTCAACCTCGTGCAAACCGGCAATGCCGCGGACAAGCCGGAATGGAACCGGTGGTCTTCCGACGATGTGTCGCTGGTCGCGATGCCGATCTTCCATATCGGCGGCTCCGGCTGGGGCGTGATGGGGCTCTATCACGGCGCCCGCGGCGTGATCGCGCGCGAGTTCGATCCGACAAAAGTTCTGGATTTTTTCGAACAGTCGGGCATCACAAAGCTGTTCATGGTGCCCGCCGCGATGCAGTTCGTGGTGCGGCAGCCGCGCGCTAGGACTGTCGATTTCTCGCGGTTGAAATACATGCTGTACGGCGCCTCCCCCATTCCGGCAGCGCTGCTGAAGGAATGCATCGAGATCTTCAAATGCGGCTTCGTGCAGATGTACGGCATGACCGAGACCACCGGCACCATCGTCGCGCTGCCGCCGGAGGATCATATCGAGGGGCTGGAGCGAATGCGTTCGGCCGGCAAGGCGCTGCCGGGTGTCGAGATCGCGATCCTCGATGTCGACGGCAAGCCGCTGCCGCCGCGCGAGGTCGGCGAGATCGCGACACGCTCGGGCTCCAACATGGCAGGCTACTGGAACCTGCCGGAAGCGACCGCCACGACGCTACGCGGCGACGGCTGGCTGCGCACGGGTGATGCCGGCTACATGGACGAGGACGGCTATCTCTATATCCACGACCGCATCAAGGACATGATCATCTCCGGCGGCGAGAACATCTACCCGGCCGAGGTCGAGAGCGCGCTATGCGATCATCCCGACGTTGCGGAAGCTGCCGTGATCGGCATACCCGACGACAAATGGGGCGAGGCGGTGAAGGCCGTGGTGGTGATGAAGCCCGGCAAGCAAGCGACCGCCATTGACATCATCAACTTCACCCGCGAGCGCATCGCCGGGTTCAAGACGCCGAAGAGCGTGGAGTTCCTGCCGGCATTGCCGCGGAATCCGTCGGGCAAGATCTTGCGGCGGCAGTTGAGGGAGCCGTATTGGGCGGGGAAGAACCGGCGGGTCAATTAG
- a CDS encoding SDR family oxidoreductase, which translates to MFKENLLAGRRILVTGGGTGLGKSMAARFLQLGAEVHICGRRKIVCDETATELMAEYGGRVTSHGVDIRNALAVEEMIETIFRDGPLTDLINNAAGNFISRSEELSPRGFDAVANIVMHGTFYVTHAVGKRWIALKQPGNVVSITTTWVRNGSPYVVPSAMSKSAIHAMTMSLATEWGRYGIRLNTIAPGEIPTEGMSKRIKPGDEAGARTKAMNPMGRVGTMEELQNVAVFLISGGCDWISGETIAMDGAQALAMGGNFYQLRDWSDDDWKTARESIMAQNEKDRAKRG; encoded by the coding sequence ATGTTCAAGGAAAATCTTCTGGCGGGACGGCGCATCCTCGTGACCGGCGGCGGCACCGGGCTCGGCAAGTCGATGGCGGCGCGCTTTCTCCAGCTCGGCGCCGAAGTGCACATCTGCGGCCGGCGCAAGATCGTCTGCGACGAGACCGCGACCGAGCTGATGGCCGAATATGGCGGCCGCGTCACGAGCCACGGCGTCGATATCCGCAACGCGCTCGCGGTCGAGGAGATGATCGAAACCATCTTTCGCGACGGCCCCCTCACCGACCTCATCAACAACGCCGCCGGGAATTTCATCTCGCGCAGCGAGGAGCTGTCGCCGCGCGGCTTCGACGCGGTCGCCAACATCGTCATGCACGGCACGTTCTACGTGACGCATGCGGTCGGCAAGCGCTGGATCGCGTTGAAGCAGCCCGGCAACGTCGTCTCGATCACCACGACCTGGGTGCGCAACGGCTCGCCTTACGTGGTGCCGTCGGCGATGAGCAAGTCGGCGATCCATGCGATGACGATGTCGCTCGCCACCGAATGGGGCCGCTACGGCATCCGGCTGAACACGATCGCGCCGGGTGAGATCCCGACCGAGGGCATGAGCAAGCGCATCAAACCCGGCGACGAAGCCGGCGCGCGCACCAAGGCGATGAACCCGATGGGCCGCGTCGGCACCATGGAGGAATTGCAGAACGTCGCCGTGTTCCTGATCTCCGGCGGCTGCGACTGGATCTCCGGCGAGACCATCGCCATGGACGGCGCGCAGGCGCTCGCGATGGGCGGCAATTTCTACCAGCTCCGCGACTGGAGCGACGACGACTGGAAAACCGCGCGCGAGAGCATCATGGCGCAGAACGAGAAGGATCGTGCGAAGCGGGGGTAA